One Cucurbita pepo mitochondrion, complete genome DNA segment encodes these proteins:
- the ccmFn gene encoding cytochrome c biogenesis FN, whose protein sequence is MSIYELFHYSLFLGLFVAFTYNKKEPPAFGAALAFWCILLSFFGLLFCHISNNLSNFNVLTANAPFFYQISGTWSNHEGSILLWCWILSVYGFLLCYRGRPQSHNVSKRGGHRETLFYSFLLNFVKNPIRDLPRYDQKSGSAPPLCTPFVLRTLVDSELRWRRNRTFDGPALFYAPLYLESQMSFAPLGSRRSRGSREVKRTHPLLHLARDDKERASSIDEQRIDRTLGIALFFSPFLSASSDPFVRNFFVRTEPLAESNPVSQDPISAIHPPCIYAGDVASAMGFGLCRSKMMNGIVALHSPPMRKDAPEKNGTLLCSAGCVGSRIRSELFTLKFKDVGAKCYPALLVRSNRSLLMLLRRRFFAFSSLWSGGLVDTGRELAKRVVRNAKKETTTSLLSWTAGANTVVSDQDQEPIRIWILICWCFLTVGILLGSWWAYHELGWGGWWFWDPVENASFMPWVLATACIHSVILPIFYFWTLFLNIVTFLCCVLGTFSIRSGLLASVHSFATDDTRGRFLWWFFLLMTGISMILFYQMKQQASVRRTYQKEMVVARSTLVHLRHSARAQPRPLMLWKN, encoded by the coding sequence ATGTCAATATATGAATTGTTTCATTATTCGTTATTTCCCGGTCTTTTCGTTGCATTCACTTACAACAAGAAAGAACCACCAGCGTTTGGTGCAGCACCTGCATTTTGGTGTATTCTTCTTTCTTTCTTTGGTCTTTCGTTCCGTCATATTCCTAATAACTTATCCAATTCCAACGTATTAACCGCGAATGCACCTTTCTTTTATCAAATCTCAGGGACATGGTCTAATCATGAGGGTAGTATTTTATCATGGTGTCGGATCCCAAGTGTTTATGGATTCCTTCTTTGTTACCGGGGTCGCCCCCAAAGCCATAATGTCTCAAAACGAGGAGGCCATAGAGAAACTCTTTTTTATTCCTTTCTTTCGAACTTCGTGAAGAACCCCATTCGAGATCTCCCTCGTTACGACCAAAAAAGTGGGTCTGCGCCCCCGTTGTGCACTCCCTTCGTTCTCCGAACCCTTGTTGATTCTGAACTTCGTTGGCGGAGGAACCGGACTTTTGACGGGCCAGCCCTTTTTTATGCGCCGCTTTACCCTGAAAGTCAAATGAGCTTTGCTCCTCTGGGCTCCCGGCGCTCCCGTGGTTCGCGAGAAGTAAAAAGGACTCATCCTTTGTTGCATCTGGCACGAGATGATAAAGAGAGAGCTTCGTCTATCGATGAACAGCGGATTGACAGAACTCTTGGCATTGCTTTGTTTTTCTCTCCTTTCCTATCAGCGAGTTCCGATCCTTTTGTTCGAAATTTCTTCGTTCGTACCGAACCGCTTGCAGAATCAAATCCTGTTTCACAAGATCCTATATCAGCTATACATCCTCCTTGTATTTATGCCGGAGACGTCGCCAGTGCTATGGGTTTTGGCTTATGTAGATCCAAAATGATGAATGGGATTGTGGCACTTCACTCCCCGCCAATGCGTAAGGATGCCCCCGAAAAGAATGGAACGCTGCTTCGCTCTGCTGGATGCGTCGGATCCCGTATAAGAAGCGAGCTTTTTACCCTCAAATTCAAAGATGTGGGCGCAAAATGCTATCCTGCTCTATTGGTGCGTAGCAATAGAAGCCTGCTCATGCTGCTTCGGCGGCGCTTTTTCGCCTTCTCTTCCCTCTGGTCGGGAGGGCTAGTGGACACGGGGAGGGAGCTGGCGAAGCGTGTCGTTCGTAATGCAAAGAAAGAGACCACTACTTCGCTTCTTTCTTGGACTGCCGGCGCGAACACAGTGGTCTCTGACCAGGACCAGGAACCCATTCGAATTTGGATCTTGATATGTCGGTGCTTTTTAACCGTAGGCATCTTGCCAGGAAGTTGGTGGGCTCATCATGAATTAGGTCGGGGTGGCTGGTGGTTTCGGGATCCCGTTGAAAATGCTTCTTTTATGCCTCGGGTATTAGCCACAGCTCGTATTCATTCAGTCATTTTACCCATTCTTCATTCTTGGACCTCGTTTCTGAATATTGTGACTTTTCCATGCTGTGTCTCAGGAACCTTTTCAATACGGTCCGGATTGCTAGCTCCCGTTCATAGTTTTGCTACAGATGATACACGAGGAAGATTTTTATGGTGGTTCTTCCTTCTAATGACCGGCATATCAATGATTCTTTTCTACCAGATGAAGCAGCAGGCATCGGTACGTAGAACCTATCAAAAAGAGATGGTTGTGGCCCGAAGTACTCTTGTGCACCTACGGCACTCGGCTCGCGCGCAACCCCGCCCCCTTATGTTATGGAAGAATTGA
- the nad4L gene encoding NADH dehydrogenase subunit 4L codes for MDPIKYFTFSMIIFILGIWGILLNRRNILIMLMSMELMLLAVNLNFLVFSVSLDDMMGQLFALLVLTVAAAESAIGLAIFVMTFRVRGTIAVEFINSIQG; via the coding sequence ACGGATCCTATCAAATATTTCACATTTTCTATGATCATCTCTATTTTAGGTATTCGGGGAATCCTCCTTAATAGACGAAATATTCCTATTATGTCAATGCCAATGGAATCAATGTTATTAGCTGTGAATTCGAACTTTTTGGTATTTTCGGTTTCTTCGGATGATATGATGGGTCAATCATTTGCTTCATTGGTTCCAACGGTGGCAGCTGCGGAATCTGCTATTGGGTTAGCCATTTTCGTGATGACTTTCCGAGTCCGAGGGACTATTGCTGTAGAATTTATTAATAGCATTCAAGGTTAA
- the atp4 gene encoding ATPase subunit 4 produces the protein MRWSSTNMRAIKMLFAAILFIGALSSKKILIYNEEMIVACCFIGFIIFSRQSLGKTFKATFDGRIQAIQDELQQFLNPNEVVLLESNEQQRLLRISLRICGTVIESLPMARYAPKCEKTVQALVCRNLNVKLATLLNAIDSRRIRLQDDLVTGFHFSVSERFVPGCTLKASIVELIREGLVVLRKVRGVLS, from the coding sequence ATGAGATGGAGTTCCACGAATATGCGGGCTATAAAGATGCTATTTGCTGCTATTCTATCTATTGGTGCATTAAGTTCGAAGAAGATCTCAATCTATAATGAAGAAATGATAGTAGCTTGTTGTTTTATAGGCTTTATTATATTCAGTCGTCAGAGTTTAGGTAAGACTTTCAAAGCGACTCTCGACGGGAGAATCCAGGCTATTCAGGACGAATCGCAGCAATTTCCCAATCCTAACGAAGTAGTTCCTCCGGAATCCAATGAACAACAACGATTACTTAGGATCAGTTTGCGAATTTGTGGCACCGTAATCGAATCATTACCAATGGCGCGCTATGCGCCTAAGTGCGAAAAGACAGTGCAAGCTTTGGTATGCCGAAACCTAAATGTTAAGTCAGCAACACTTCCAAATGCCACTGATTCCCGTCGCATCCGTCTTCAGGACGATCTAGTCACAGGGTTTCACTTCTCAGTGAGTGAAAGATTTGTCCCCGGGTGTACGTTGAAAGCTTCTATAGTCGAACTCATTCGAGAGGGCTTGGTGGTCTTAAGAAAGGTTCGGGGGGTTCTCTCTTAA
- the ccmC gene encoding cytochrome c biogenesis C produces the protein MSLSLLQPSFLMSKTRSYAQILIGSWLFLTAMAIYLSLWVAPLDLQQGGNSRILYVHVPVAWMSILVYIATAINTFFFLLTKHPLFLRSSGTGIEIGAFFTLFTLVTGGFWGRPMWGTFWVWDARLTSVFILFFIYLGALCFQKLSVELASILICVGLIDIPIIKFSVNWWNTLHQPGSISRFGTSIHVPMPIPILSNFANFPFSTRILFVLETRLPIPSFPESPLTEEIEA, from the coding sequence ATGTCACTTTCGTTATTACAACCTTCTTTTTTGATGTCAAAGACCAGAAGCTATGCGCAAATTCTCATTGGATCTCGGTTGTTCTTAACAGCGATGGCTATTCATTTAAGTCTTCGGGTAGCACCACTAGATCTTCAACAAGGTGGAAATTCTCGTATTCTGTACGTACATGTTCCTGCGGCTCGGATGAGTATTCTTGTTTATATCGCTACGGCTATAAACACTTTCTTCTTCCTATTAACAAAACATCCCCTTTTTCTTCGCTCTTCCGGAACCGGTACAGAAATTGGTGCTTTTTTTACCTTGTTTACTTTAGTGACTGGGGGGTTTCGGGGGAGACCTATGTGGGGCACCTTTTGGGTGTGGGATGCTCGTTTAACCTCTGTATTCATCTCGTTCCTTATTTACCTGGGTGCACTGTGTTTTCAAAAGCTTCCTGTCGAACCGGCTTCTATTTCAATCCGTGTTGGACCGATAGATATACCAATAATCAAGTTTTCAGTCAACTGGTGGAATACATCGCATCAACCTGGGAGCATTAGCAGATCTGGTACATCCATACATGTTCCTATGCCCATTCCAATCTTGTCTAACTTTGCTAACTTCCCCTTCTCAACCCGTATCTTGTTCGTTTTGGAAACACGTCTTCCTATTCCATCTTTTCCCGAATCTCCTTTAACGGAAGAAATAGAAGCTTGA